The following are encoded together in the Apis mellifera strain DH4 linkage group LG4, Amel_HAv3.1, whole genome shotgun sequence genome:
- the LOC100576964 gene encoding uncharacterized protein LOC100576964, whose protein sequence is MPTQLISCPQKQVIRKYIRNVPCSQKNGRRVTCPEAKKLARQEIPSSKRSQVKYPQVSACVSKQLSKCMPKTCPERERKISTIGCPKCESNRIQKLECEVYQLRKEIEYMKNERKEAEKAIQKAILRSACAIGGFKPIIQGSIEKLLDVCNRTGSSQSMSSVTFCASKSPTLHTCTNKSSRRRDINYCENY, encoded by the exons ATGCCAACCCAATTAATATCATGCCCGCAAAAGCAAgtgattagaaaatatatacgaaatgtACCGTGTTCTCAAAAAAATGGAAGGCGGGTGACGTGTCCAGAAGCTAAAAAATTAGCAAGGCAGGAGATCCCCTCCTCGAAACGATCTCAAGTGAAATATCCGCAAGTGTCGGCCTGCGTGTCGAAACAATTGTCGAAATGTATGCCGAAAACGTGTCCGGAGAGGGAGCGTAAAATTTCGACTATAGGATGCCCGAAATGCGAGAGCAATCGTATTCAAAAGTTGGAATGCGAA GTGTATCAATTGCGGAAAGAGATCGAATACATGAAGAACGAGCGGAAAGAGGCCGAGAAGGCGATCCAGAAGGCGATTCTTCGAAGCGCGTGCGCTATCGGCGGCTTTAAGCCGATAATACagggatcgatcgagaaacttTTAGACGTTTGCAACCGTACTGGATCATCCCAATCCATGTCCTCGGTCACTTTCTGCGCCAGCAAGTCACCCACCCTCCACACGTGCACCAACAAATCGTCGAGGAGAAGGGATATCAATTAttgcgaaaattattaa
- the LOC725962 gene encoding EF-hand calcium-binding domain-containing protein 11 translates to MWDTFRRKDEMLPNCFEDRAKMAFHYADAEKKGFLSKREYKIAMTAVFGCRPEKTEVKQVFQSTDKISFEEFKLCVSKKSNADDSHVDAEVLFTLLDKDYKGYLVLDDFYSASKYVNLKVSVTVWQTIFKELDRYKKGYIDFDEFLRILPTISYNEVV, encoded by the exons ATG TGGGATACGTTCAGGAGGAAGGACGAGATGCTGCCCAATTGTTTCGAGGATCGCGCGAAAATG gCTTTTCACTACGCCGATGCGGAGAAAAAGGGATTCTTGAGCAAACGGGAATATAAGATAGCGATGACGGCTGTTTTTGGATGCCGTCcggaaaaa ACGGAAGTGAAACAAGTGTTTCAATCTACCGATAAAATCTCATTCGAGGAGTTTAAGTTATGCGTGTCCAAGAAAAGTAATGCTGATGATTCGCACGTTGACGCGGAAGTGTTATTCACTTTATTGGATAAGGATT ATAAAGGATATTTAGTATTGGACGATTTCTATTCTGCAAGCAAATATGTGAATTTGAAAGTGTCAGTGACGGTGTGGCAAACGATATTCAAGGAATTAGATCGTTATAAAAAAGGATATATCgatttcgacgaatttttaCGTATATTACCTACAATAAGTTACAATGAGGTAGTCTGA
- the LOC725993 gene encoding multidrug resistance-associated protein 7 yields the protein MDNWLINNDEQMWKWNWTELCGYHGGIKPLNTNTHDLDVCFQQLCLQIPVLTCIAIISAYHCGKRNVYSIRHYGSNYFINLRIIITICLVILPILRAYIIVTNTVLDPSSDNSIQKYIMTSTKKPELLSMNSSNILHQIQDEWNHTIDIAKSILFPKNSIQNTTQSSVITTAQEYNPIFTTIKNKVTSAKPIDYLVAGTEGLAWVVHLCFILSLKKGRDFNPRGPVSIRALILLLIVISSLLLRSHIKYNPQNDVLPNLSLGFSIIVVTLLILYALTLIPGHNSLRDMRSSQYNEIGERTALLSSPNSSYVRFPEEQDPIYLGTAMEDATATSKLIFHWVNSLMEKGVHGLLNHSDDLFDLPEYISTNTINQKINKHLQNMADDTTNTLENSESTLGTHVHIITNKITLFKLLHKCFGWEFYSVGILKFIADSTSFMGPLLLNKLIGFIEDKNEPIMYGYLYASLIFVSALIGAFCNTHFTFWMSVVGLKIRSTVVTLLYRKILHSSNVQLKQQFNFGEIVNFMTTDNDRVVNSCASFHAFWSIPLQLIITLYLLNKQIGVSFLAGIIFAIVLIPINKVIANQIGKFSTKLMECKDQRVRLIGEILRGITTIKLNVWEDHFLRNISKLRENEIKYLRGRKYLDALCVYFWATTPVLISILTFATYVLLGNKLDAKTVFTSMALLNMLIAPLNAFPWVLNGLTEAWVSLKRIQRMLDLPDADMSSYYSESPSGIDLMLQNVIFSINSNSNIEQNGLNVPKGVLSPSGSSESKKTISFENNDIFNLYDINISIPKGHLVGIMGEVGSGKSLLLNGILGEIIKVHGTIGVNDIEKGFAYVKQNPWLQRGTIRDNILFGKSYDYNRYKNILKACALSADLNSLPKKDLTLIGEAGNTLSGGQKTRISLARAIYADKDIYLLDDVLATLDPKVASYIFKHVILGLLNTKTRLLCTHQTRYLMYANLVIEMSKGKIINQGKPSEVLSDLEDYLLSSDSIESELNTISISDLPKEMYQANKDERDPLLDEEYKEKGKVRFGVYNCYIKAIGYYLAISIILSMFLMQSSKNVTDLWLSYWVTHANTTVTNITDSTKTLRLEYFFDDYNMSTNYYLTVYTVLAVFNTLFTLMRAFMFAYGGIQAAISIHKQLLKIIVRAKAVFFDIQPFGRILNRFSSDIYTIDDSLPFIANILFAQLFGLIATIIIIAYGLPWILLVLAPLIPVYHWIQNHYRLTSRELKRLSSAALSPLYANFNETLYGLSTIRAFRTVARFKQENELLLEISQKTQFASFAVSQWLALRLQLIGVALLAGVSNIAVLQHQYNIADPGLIGLVITYTLSVTGLLSGVVNAFTETEREMIAVERVKQYLENVPIETIKGDNPPYAWPSQGVIEFRDVVLKYREHLVPSLNSVSFVTRPAEKIGIVGRTGAGKSSLFNSLFRLTEINSGSILIDNVNIQSLQLNAIRSRLAIIPQNPFLFSGTIRENLDPLNQYPDLLIYKALEKCKIHSLVYRLGGLGASLDENGSNLSAGQRQLFCLVRAILHNAKIVCIDEATANVDQETDKFIQATIKSSFQTATVLTIAHRIRTIMYCDRVLVMGDGEVLEFEEPNLLIQNIDSYFYHLVLSQEFSDNE from the exons ATGGATAATTGGTTGATTAATAATGATGAACAAATGTGGAAATGGAATTGGACAGAATTATGTGGATATCATGGAGGTATTAAAcctttaaatacaaatacacaTGATCTTGATGTTTGTTTTCAACAACTTTGTCTTCAG attccAGTTTTAACCTGTATTGCTATAATTTCTGCTTATCACtgtggaaaaagaaatgtatattcTATACGTCATTATGgctctaattattttataaatttaagaattataattacaatatgcCTTGTAATTCTTCCTATACTCAGagcatatattattgttactaATACTGTTCTTGATCCATCAAGCGATAATTCtatacagaaatatattatgactTCAACTAAAAAACCAGAATTATTATCTATGAATAGTTCAAATATCTTACATCAAATTCAAGATGAATGGAATCATACTATTGATATTGcaaaatcaattctttttccaaagaaCAGTATTCAAAATACAACGCAATCTTCTGTTATTACTACTGCACAAGAGTACAACCCAATATTTACTACaatcaaaaataaagtaaCATCTGCCAAGCCTATTGATTATCTTGTGGCAGGTACTGAGGGATTAGCATGGGTTGTTCatctttgttttatattaagcttaaaaaaaggaagagatttTAATCCACGTGGTCCTGTTTCAATTCGGGCATTAATACttctattaattgttatttcttcATTGCTGTTAAGAAgtcatatcaaatataatcctCAAAATGATGTTTTACCAAATTTATCATTGGGATTTAGTATTATTGTAGTCACTCTACTAATACTTTATGCTTTAACACTGATACCAGGTCACAATAGTCTACGAGACATGAGATCATCTCAATATAATGAA atAGGAGAACGGACTGCATTATTGAGTAGTCCTAATTCTTCGTATGTAAGGTTTCCTGAAGAACAGGACCCAATATATCTTGGGACTGCTATGGAGGATGCAACTGCAACTTCTAAGCTTATATTTCATTGGGTAAATTCATTAATGGAAAAGGGTGTTCATGGCTTATTAAATCATTCAGATGATTTATTTGACTTACCAGAATATATTAGCACTAATACAATTAATCAGAAGATTAATAAGCATTTGCAAAATATG gCTGATGATACAACTAATACATTGGAAAATTCTGAATCAACATTAGGAACACATGTTCATATaattacaaacaaaataactttatttaaattattacataaatgttTTGGTTGGGAGTTTTATTCtgttggaatattaaaatttattgctgACTCCACTTCATTTATGGGACCattattactaaataaattaattggttttattgaagataaaaatgaacCTATTATGTATGGATATCTATATGcatcattaatatttgtaagtgCTTTAATAG gAGCATTTTGTAATACTCATTTCACATTTTGGATGTCTGTAGTTGGTTTAAAAATTCGTTCTACTGTTGTAACAttgttatatagaaaaattttacattcttcAAATGTGCAACTTAagcaacaatttaattttggtgaaattgttaattttatgacTACAGATAATGATAGGGTTGTTAATAGTTGTGCAAGTTTTCATGCATTTTGGAGTATACCATTACAG TTAATTATAACATTGTATCTTTTGAATAAGCAAATAGGAGTTTCATTTCTAGctggaattatttttgcaatagtACTTATAcctataaataaagtaatagcaaatcaaattggaaaatttagtACAAAATTAATGGAATGTAAAGATCAAAGGGTTAGACTTATAGGAGAAATATTACGTGGAATAActactattaaattaaatgtgtgGGAAGATCACTTTTTGCGAAATATATCAA AATTacgtgaaaatgaaattaaatatttgcgtGGTAGAAAATATCTTGATGCTTTATGTGTTTACTTTTGGGCAACAACACCTgtcttaatttctatattaacatTTGCTACATATGTACTTCTTGGAAATAAACTCGATGCAAAGACAGTATTTACTAGTATggcattattaaatatgctaATAGCTCCATTAAATGCATTTCCATGGGTTTTGAATGGTCTTACAGAAGCTTGGGTATCACTTAAGAGAATTCAGAGAATGTTAGAT TTACCAGATGCAGACATGTCATCATATTATTCAGAATCCCCATCTGGAATAGATTTAATGCttcaaaatgtaatatttagtataaactcaaattcaaatatagaaCAAAATGGTCTTAATGTACCTAAAGGTGTTTTAAGCCCATCTGGTAGTTCAGAATCTAAAAAAACTAtcagttttgaaaataatgatatttttaatctatatgatattaatatttcaattccaaag ggaCACTTGGTTGGTATTATGGGAGAAGTAGGTAGTGGAAAATCATTACTTTTAAATGGTATTTTAggtgaaataattaaagttcaTGGTACAATAGGAgtaaatgatattgaaaaaggTTTTGCATATGTAAAACAAAATCCATGGTTACAACGTGGTACAATTCGAGACAACATTCTTTTTGGAAAatcttatgattataatagatataa gaatattttaaaagcatGTGCTCTGAGTGCTGATTTAAATTCTCTGcctaaaaaagatttaacatTGATTGGAGAAGCGGGAAACACATTGAGTGGTGGTCAAAAGACAAGAATTTCTTTAGCGCGTGCTATATATGCCGACAaagacatttatttattagatgatGTTTTGGCGACTTTAGATCCAAAAGTTgctagttatatatttaaacacgtTATTCTGGGtttattaaatactaaaaCAAGATTATTATGTACTCATCAGACTCGATATTTAATGTATGCAAATTTAGTAATAGAAATGTCAAAAGGCAAAATCATCAATCAGGGTAAACCAAGTGAAGTTTTATCTGATttagaagattatttattatcttcagATTCTATAGAATCTGAATTAAATACCATTTCTATAAGTGATTTACCAAAAGAAATGTATCAAGCAAATAAAGATGAAAGAGATCCTTTACTTGatgaagaatataaagaaaaaggcAAAGTACGATTTGgagtatataattgttatataaaagcaATAGGTTACTATTTagcaatttcaataattctttcgaTGTTCTTAATGCAAAGTTCGAAAAATGTCACGGATTTATGGCTATCTTATTGGGTTACTCATGCCAATACAACTGTAACTAATATCACAGATAGCACAAAAACTTTgcgattagaatatttttttgatgattataatatgagtactaattattatctaaCTGTATATACAGTTTTGGCTGtctttaatacattattcacATTAATGAGAGCATTTATGTTTGCATATGGCGGAATTCAAGCAGCAATTTCTATACACAAACAGCTTTTAAAGATTATAGTgcga gctaAAGCTGTATTTTTTGACATACAACCATTTGGTAGAATTCTAAACAGATTTTCATCCGATATATACACAATTGATGATAGTCTTCCCTTTAtcgctaatattttatttgctcAATTATTTGGTTTGATTgccacaattattattatagcttATGGATTACCGTGGATACTTTTGGTATTAGCACCATTGATACCAGTTTATCATTGGATTCAAAATCATTATAG aTTAACATCAAGAGAGTTGAAACGTCTATCTAGTGCTGCACTTTCACCgttatatgcaaattttaatgaaactttataTGGATTATCTACTATTAGAGCTTTTCGAACTGTAGCTCGTTTTAAACAAGAAAATGAACTTTTGCTAGAAATCAGTCAAAAAACACAATTTGCATCATTTGCTGTCAGTCAATGGCTTGCATTAAGATTACAACTCATTGGAGTGGCACTTTTAGCGGGAGTGAGCAATATAGCAGTTTTACAACATCAATATAACATTGCGGATCCTGGATTAATAGGTCTCGTTATTACTTACACATTATCTGTGACTGGATTATTATCTGGTGTGGTAAATGCATTTACTGAAACTGAAAGAGAAATGATTGCGGTTGAACgtgtaaaacaatatttagaaaatgttCCTATAGAAACTATAAAAGGTGATAATCCACCATATGCTTGGCCAAGTCAGGGTGTAATTGAATTCAGGGATGTTGTTTTAAAATACAG aGAGCATTTAGTGCCATCTCTAAATAGTGTATCATTCGTTACAAGACCTgcagaaaaaattggaattgttGGACGTACAGGTGCAGGAAAaagttctttatttaattcattatttagatTAACGGAAATAAATTCTGGAAGcatattaatcgataatgtGAATATACAAAGTTTACAATTAAATGCAATAAG ATCTCGATTGGCTATTATACCTcaaaatccatttttattttcgggTACGATTCGAGAAAATCTTGATCCATTAAATCAGTATCCTGATTTGCTCATATATAAAGCATTGGAGAAATGCAAAATTCATTCGTTAGTTTATCGATTAGGAGGGCTTGGTGCTAGTTTGGATGAAAATGGTAGTAATCTTAGCGCGGGTCAAAGACAATTGTTCTGCTTGGTTAGAGCAATTTTACATAATGCTAAA ATAGTCTGTATCGATGAAGCAACGGCAAACGTTGATCAAGAAACAGACAAATTCATTCAAGCGAcaataaaatcttctttccAAACTGCTACAGTATTGACTATAGCACATAGAATAAGAACGATTATGTATTGTGATAG AGTTCTTGTGATGGGAGATGGAGAAGTTCTAGAATTCGAAGAACCAAATTTATTGATTCAGAATATCGAttcctatttttatcatttggtTCTAAGTCAAGAATTTTCAGATAACGAATGA